One genomic region from Antedon mediterranea chromosome 3, ecAntMedi1.1, whole genome shotgun sequence encodes:
- the LOC140044109 gene encoding kin of IRRE-like protein 2, with amino-acid sequence MNLLRVSMFCTIILLNIGLTCLASAKDFLEEPEDVKVLFATEHRFKCTVSTNSTILRHSFSWVKDGVLIEDQDDIYEGRYFIFTSNIVSNDVSVLNIKAVKIEDEGYYHCSVVQLKTMKTFDSRRARLTVKSLPRPMFPVCLPADSVDVLVGTSIKLSCKSENVFPEVNLKWYQNSNAINDGVHTFKDDEYVILELILSVKKEENNDVFTCQQTSELVPRNISSCSVGPITVRYKPTIIIQHTDQILPGRDSILFCQTFANPPVTNYKWIFSPKLNRDQYFVDETGQLLTLTNPTFQQNGTTVTCLAENEVGENSSTIRLHIGKSNINEKASNADSSGIQKSSETIDLSLDVIIIIAAGVVIIIVLVVLVPIYHYCLCRNDNNIIVDSLGKEVTQPEVYYETREGVILRHTVQDRSLPRVPTTEVYGHWRHSTASQVPNDLESHSYTYIDTEND; translated from the coding sequence ATGAACCTTTTACGTGTCTCAATGTTTTGTACgataatattattgaatataGGCCTTACGTGCTTGGCTTCAGCAAAGGATTTTCTTGAGGAACCTGAGGATGTTAAAGTATTGTTTGCTACAGAACATAGATTCAAGTGTACAGTTTCTActaatagtactatactaagACATTCATTTTCATGGGTCAAAGATGGTGTGCTCATAGAAGATCAAGATGATATATATGAAggaagatattttatttttacaagcAATATTGTTAGCAATGACGTTTCTGTTCTAAATATTAAAGCCGTTAAAATAGAAGATGAAGGGTATTATCATTGTTCTGTTGTACAgttaaaaacaatgaaaacatTTGATTCTCGACGTGCGAGGTTGACAGTTAAATCGTTACCTAGGCCAATGTTTCCAGTATGCTTGCCTGCCGATAGCGTTGATGTTCTTGTTGGTACATCAATAAAACTCTCGTGTAAAAGTGAAAACGTTTTTCCTGAAGTAAATTTAAAATGGTACCAAAATAGTAATGCAATAAATGATGGAGTTCATACATTTAAAGACGATGAATATGTCATATTAGAACTGATATTATCTgtgaaaaaagaagaaaataatgatGTTTTTACTTGTCAGCAAACTTCTGAATTAGTACCTAGAAACATTTCTAGCTGCTCTGTCGGACCAATCACCGTTCGTTATAAACCTACTATCATTATTCAACATACTGACCAGATATTACCAGGTAGGGATTCTATACTTTTCTGCCAAACCTTTGCAAATCCGCCGGTTACTAATTATAAATGGATATTTAGTCCTAAATTAAACAGAGACCAGTATTTTGTAGATGAAACAGGTCAGCTTTTAACTCTAACAAATCCAACATTTCAACAGAATGGAACTACTGTAACTTGCCTGGCGGAAAATGAAGTTGGTGAAAATTCGTCAACAATTCGGTTACACATTGGAAAGTCGAATATTAATGAGAAAGCAAGTAATGCAGATTCATCTGGAATTCAAAAGTCAAGTGAAACCATAGATTTATCATTGGATGTAATCATAATCATTGCTGCTGGTGTCGTTATCATTATTGTACTTGTTGTTCTGGTTCCCATATATCATTATTGTTTGTGTCGTAATGATAACAATATAATAGTTGATTCTTTAGGAAAAGAAGTAACTCAACCTGAAGTTTATTATGAGACAAGAGAGGGAGTTATTTTAAGACATACAGTACAAGATCGTTCGTTACCTCGTGTACCTACAACAGAAGTATATGGTCATTGGAGACATTCAACAGCTTCACAGGTTCCTAATGATCTTGAATCACATAGTTATACTTATATTGACACAGAAAATGATTGA
- the LOC140045004 gene encoding basigin-like gives MSSILLLLVILLSHLENCKGIITTQPLDETVKKGKNHWFPCVADGIESDQSLQWFRNGKRLNEEPRITIENNESGTSSMLYITGIIPSDAGQYYCAVVKSSTDEKIASSRTATLVVKSLPSSQYPYCILETIPIIAGSNLKLLCLSEKVVPPVTLDWMYPIDIRYKNTQLMEDGKNISLELSMTAKKQYNGIVFSCKQESTLVQNNYTLCSVGPLDVLYKPDTAVQYASPALPGRETIVFCQTSSNPPVTSYRWLFDPQLSEDEYNIDESGQILKLLNPKIKQTGTNISCVATNEVGYGSSSVNLHVSYNQVDSEHGSTTGDENRNEFQSKERDIGLSLDVIIIIAAGVVIIIVLVVLVPVYHYCLCRNDNTIIVDSLGKEVTQPEVYYETREGVILRHTVQDRSLPRVPTTEVYGHWRHSTASQVPNDLESHCYTYIDTEND, from the coding sequence ATGAGTTCTATTTTACTTCTTTTAGTTATATTATTGTCGCATTTGGAAAATTGTAAAGGAATAATTACAACACAACCTTTAGATGAAACCgttaaaaaaggaaaaaatcaTTGGTTTCCCTGTGTTGCTGATGGAATTGAAAGTGATCAATCACTGCAATGGTTTCGAAATGGAAAGAGGTTGAACGAAGAACCAAGAATAACTATTGAGAATAATGAAAGTGGGACAAGTAGCATGCTATATATTACTGGAATTATCCCAAGTGATGCAGGTCAGTATTATTGCGCAGTTGTAAAATCATCAACGGACGAAAAAATTGCTTCATCAAGAACTGCAACTCTCGTTGTCAAATCACTTCCCTCGTCCCAGTATCCATATTGTATTTTAGAAACAATACCGATCATTGCTggatcaaatttaaaattattatgtttatcgGAGAAAGTGGTACCTCCAGTAACGTTAGATTGGATGTATCCAATAGATATTCGATATAAAAACACACAACTTATGGAAGATGGAAAAAATATATCGTTAGAGTTAAGCATGACAgctaaaaaacaatataacggTATTGTGTTTAGTTGTAAACAAGAATCAACTTTAGTACAAAATAACTACACATTATGTTCTGTGGGTCCTTTGGATGTATTATATAAACCAGATACTGCTGTACAGTACGCTAGTCCAGCACTACCAGGTCGTGAGACAATTGTATTTTGTCAAACCTCTTCAAATCCACCTGTAACCTCCTACCGCTGGTTATTTGATCCGCAACTGTCAGAAGATGAATACAATATAGATGAATCTGGACAAATTTTAAAACTGTTAAATCCAAAAATCAAGCAAACTGGAACTAATATATCATGTGTTGCCACAAACGAAGTAGGTTACGGGTCATCATCTGTAAATTTGCATGTGTCATATAACCAGGTGGATTCTGAACATGGATCGACGACAGGTGATGAAAATCGTAACGAATTTCAAAGTAAGGAACGCGATATTGGTTTATCATTGGATGTAATTATAATCATTGCTGCTGGTGTTGTTATCATTATTGTACTTGTTGTTCTGGTTCCCGTATATCATTATTGTTTGTGTCGTAATGATAACACTATAATAGTTGATTCTTTAGGAAAAGAAGTAACTCAACCTGAAGTATATTATGAGACAAGAGAAGGAGTTATTTTAAGACATACAGTACAAGATCGTTCATTACCTCGTGTACCTACTACAGAAGTATATGGTCATTGGAGACACTCAACAGCTTCACAGGTTCCTAATGATCTTGAATCACATTGTTATACTTACATTGATACAGAAAATGATTGA
- the LOC140043679 gene encoding cell adhesion molecule 1-like, with protein sequence MFCLHHCKATIGFKDQPSDARVDLGKDHTFSCIVNGMDNQQNLAWLKDGVLIRTQEDDNRITIGYSNIIKIGKLTTLTLNNLLKSDRGRYQCVVISTETNSVEERSLEAILTVLSQPSSIYPLCSGHEDNIAIGSVITISCISERVEPPVNLTISRNMNIVKNGVSFVENEKLQMLLKTRKEDNRAIFTCHQTSPLAPESESTCSIGPLNVQYKPEIQLQYTNPVISERETILFCQTSSNPPVGTYNWKIEPNFAKSDYSIDETGQVLKLIKPSIVHNGTNITCTAVNKIGKSSSTVTILVESPNILKSNEQNGKLRNQNSGNNMTGKKLSLDVIIVIASGVVIIIVLVVLVPVYHYCLCGNDNTIIVDSLGKEVTQPEVYYETREGVILRYTVQDRSLPRVPTTEVYGHWRHSTASQVPNDLESHSYTYIDTEND encoded by the coding sequence atgttttgtttacaccaTTGTAAGGCTACGATTGGATTTAAAGATCAGCCTTCTGACGCTCGCGTGGATCTTGGAAAGGATCACACCTTTTCCTGTATAGTTAATGGCATGGATAATCAACAAAATTTGGCTTGGTTAAAAGATGGAGTACTAATACGAACTCAAGAAGATGATAATAGAATAACAATTGGATATAGCAACATCATCAAGATTGGAAAATTAACAACTTTGACTTTAAATAACCTTTTAAAATCTGACAGGGGACGTTATCAATGTGTCGTTATATCAACTGAAACAAATTCAGTAGAGGAACGTTCATTGGAGGCTATACTTACAGTGTTATCTCAACCGTCATCGATATATCCACTGTGTTCTGGACATGAAGATAACATTGCCATTGGATCAGTTATAACAATTTCTTGTATTTCAGAACGTGTTGAACCTCCtgtaaatttaacaatttcTCGTAACATGAATATAGTTAAAAATGGTGTCTCGTTTGTAGAAAATGAAAAGTTACAAATGCTAttaaaaacaagaaaagaagataatcgagctATTTTCACATGCCATCAGACTTCACCACTAGCTCCCGAATCAGAATCTACGTGTTCTATTGGCCCGTTAAATGTTCAATATAAACCAGAAATACAGCTTCAATACACCAATCCTGTTATATCAGAAAGGGagacaattttattttgtcagACATCGTCTAACCCACCTGTTGGGACTTATAATTGGAAAATTGAACCAAACTTTGCAAAAAGTGACTACAGTATTGATGAAACTGGACAGGTACTAAAACTAATCAAACCTTCGATAGTGCACAACGGAACAAATATTACATGcaccgctgtaaataaaatcgGTAAATCATCATCAACCGTTACGATATTAGTTGAATCTCcgaatattttaaaaagtaatgaGCAAAATGGCAAACTACGAAATCAAAATTCAGGTAATAACATGACTggaaaaaaattatcattggATGTTATCATCGTAATCGCTTCTGGTGTTGTTATCATTATTGTACTTGTTGTTCTGGTTCCCGTATATCATTATTGTTTGTGTGGTAATGATAACACTATTATAGTTGATTCTTTAGGAAAAGAAGTAACTCAACCTGAAGTGTATTATGAGACAAGAGAGGGAGTTATTTTAAGATATACAGTACAAGATCGTTCATTACCTCGTGTACCTACTACAGAAGTATATGGTCATTGGAGACACTCAACAGCTTCACAGGTTCCTAACGACCTTGAATCGCATAGTTATACTTACATTGATACAGAAAATGATTGA
- the LOC140044110 gene encoding cell adhesion molecule 3-like produces the protein MVFLLSIKLFVITFIVVRGDLIKFIDEPLNGYVDIGKDHSLTCVVSGLINEELTWHKNGVQLLFEDEDVKLHISKTNNEISIGNITTLAVLNALRSDTGLYQCVVISLESGIILKKSRKAELIVRSFPSPQYPICHQPRADIPLGSTISMSCVSEKVNPPVTLQFIRNSQSLNAGTIKQEIEKFVKFRLKLNATKDDNGAVYECHQYSSFDSSYRKSCSMKPLNIQYKPEIKIQHTNPVLPGRETILFCQTFANPPVSQYRWTLVPPIKDEDIIVDKTGQTLKLVRPLIEQSRTNITCTATNEIGQVSSSVVLTV, from the coding sequence ATGGTTTTTTTATTGAGTATTAAGTTGTTTGTGATAACGTTTATTGTGGTCCGTGgtgatttaattaaatttatagaTGAACCTTTAAATGGATATGTTGATATTGGAAAGGACCACTCTTTGACTTGTGTTGTTAGCGGGTTAATTAATGAAGAACTTACATGGCATAAAAATGGCGTACAGTTACTTTTTGAGGACGAAGACGTTAAATTACACATTTCTAAAACCAACAATGAAATATCAATCGGAAATATTACAACATTGGCTGTTTTAAATGCTTTACGAAGTGATACCGGTTTATACCAATGTGTTGTTATATCATTGGAATCtggaataattttgaaaaagtCGCGTAAAGCGGAATTAATTGTGCGTTCTTTTCCTTCTCCACAGTATCCCATTTGTCATCAACCTAGAGCTGACATTCCCTTGGGATCTACTATATCAATGTCATGTGTTTCTGAGAAAGTTAACCCACCTGTAACTCTACAATTCATACGTAATTCTCAAAGTTTAAACGCTGGAACGATAAAACAAGAAATTGAAAAGTTTGTAAAATTTCGGCTTAAATTAAACGCGACGAAAGATGACAATGGAGCTGTTTACGAATGTCACCAGTATTCATCATTTGATTCAAGTTATCGCAAATCATGTTCAATGAAACCtctgaatatacaatataaacctGAGATTAAGATACAACACACTAATCCAGTGTTACCTGGACGAGAGACGATTCTGTTCTGCCAAACGTTTGCTAATCCACCTGTCTCACAATACCGTTGGACATTAGTGCCTCCAATAAAAGATGAAGATATTATTGTTGACAAAACTGGACAAACATTAAAACTTGTGCGACCTTTAATTGAACAAAGTAGAACCAATATAACATGTACTGCTACTAATGAAATTGGACAGGTATCATCGTCTGTAGTATTAACAGTTTGA
- the LOC140043680 gene encoding cell adhesion molecule 4-like, giving the protein MRRNVLFLFLLLCLHHSKATIEFKEQPSDGRVDLGKDHTFSCIVNGMDNQQYLAWLKDGVLIRTQEARITIGYSNIKIGKLTTLTLNKLLKSDRGRYQCVVISTETNSIEERSLEAILTVLSQPSSIYPLCSGHEDNIAIGSVITISCISERVEPPVNLTISRNMNIVKNGVSFVENEKLQMLLKTRKEDNRAIFTCHQTSPLAPESESTCSIGPLNVQYKPEIQLQYTNPVIPERETILFCQTSSNPPVGTYNWKIEPNFAKSDYSIDETGQVLKLIKPSIVHNGTNITCTAVNKIGKSSSTVTILVESPNILKSNEQNGKLRNQNSVDSLGKEVTQPEVYYETREGVILRHTVQDRSLPRVPTTEVYGHWRHSTASQVPNDLESHSYTYIDTEND; this is encoded by the exons ATGAGAAGAAacgttttatttttgttcttattattatgtttacacCATAGTAAGGCTACGATTGAATTCAAAGAGCAACCTTCTGACGGTCGCGTGGATCTTGGAAAGGATCATACTTTTTCCTGTATAGTTAATGGTATGGATAATCAACAATATTTGGCTTGGTTAAAAGATGGAGTACTAATACGAACTCAGGAAGCTAGAATAACAATTGGATATAGCAATATCAAGATTGGAAAATTAACAACTTTGActttaaataaacttttaaaatctgACAGGGGACGTTATCAATGTGTCGTTATATCAACTGAAACAAATTCAATAGAGGAACGCTCATTGGAGGCTATACTTACAGTGTTATCTCAACCGTCATCGATATATCCACTGTGTTCTGGACATGAAGATAACATTGCCATTGGATCAGTTATAACAATTTCTTGTATTTCAGAACGTGTTGAACCTCCtgtaaatttaacaatttcTCGTAACATGAATATAGTTAAAAATGGTGTCTCGTTTGTAGAAAATGAAAAGTTACAAATGCTAttaaaaacaagaaaagaagataatcgagctATTTTCACATGCCATCAGACTTCACCACTAGCTCCCGAATCAGAATCTACGTGTTCTATTGGCCCGTTAAATGTTCAATATAAACCAGAAATACAGCTTCAATACACCAATCCTGTTATACCAGAAAGGGagacaattttattttgtcagACATCGTCTAACCCACCTGTTGGGACTTATAATTGGAAAATTGAACCAAATTTTGCAAAAAGTGACTACAGTATTGATGAAACTGGACAGGTACTAAAACTAATCAAACCTTCGATAGTGCACAACGGAACAAATATTACATGcaccgctgtaaataaaatcgGTAAATCATCATCAACCGTTACGATATTAGTTGAATCTCcgaatattttaaaaagtaatgaGCAAAATGGCAAACTACGAAATCAAAATTCAG TTGATTCTTTAGGAAAAGAAGTAACTCAACCTGAAGTGTATTATGAGACAAGAGAGGGAGTTATTTTAAGACATACAGTACAAGATCGTTCATTACCTCGTGTACCTACTACAGAAGTATATGGTCATTGGAGACACTCAACAGCTTCACAGGTTCCTAATGATCTTGAATCACATAGTTATACTTACATTGACACTGAAAATGATTGA